A window of Sphingobacterium kitahiroshimense genomic DNA:
ATTGTCAATAGCTATGGACTCGAAGTAACAGAGTTAAGTACACATCTCCAAGGGCAATTGGTTGCAGTACATCCGGTATATGATGATCAGTTTGATGGTTTTGCTCCCGAAAAATATCATAAAAATCCTAAGGCAAGAACAGAATGGGCAGTAGAGCAGGTGAAATATGCTGCTAAAGCTTCTCAGCATATGGGTTTAGATGCCGTTGCGACCTTCAGTGGTGCTCTTTTATGGCATACGGTTTATCCTTGGCCTCAGCGTCCTAATGGATTAGTTGAAACCGGTTTTAATGAATTGGCAAAGCGTTGGCTTCCAATCTTAAATGTTTACGAGGATTACGGGATTGATCTTTGTTATGAAATCCATCCTGGAGAAGATTTACATGATGGGGTAAGTTATGAGCGTTTTCTTGAAAAGGTAAATAACCATGCGAGAGCCTGTTTATTGTATGATCCTTCGCACTTTGTTTTACAAGCAATGGATTACCTTTCTTATATCGATCATTATCATGAGCGTATTAAGATGTTTCATGTCAAAGATGCCGAGTTTAATCCAACAGGTAAGCAAGGTGTATACGGCGGATATTCCAATTGGATAGACCGCGCAGGCCGTTTTCGTTCGCTTGGTGATGGACAGGTAGACTTTAAATCGATATTCAGTAAACTAGCAGCTTATGATTACAAAGGATGGGCTGTGATGGAGTGGGAGTGTGCACTGAAACATCCTGAAGATGGTGCAATAGAAGGTGCTAAATTTATTGCCGATCACATCATTCACGTTACAGATAAGGCTTTTGACGATTTTGCTTCAACAGGGAGTGATGAAGCTTACAATAGAAAATTGATTGGATTGGTTTAGTATATTTTCATATATAAATCTTTAATAAGGGGTGTCTATTATTTTTAATAGACACCCCTTATTCGTATTCCTTAAATTGTTTTTACGTGTCGATGTGTAATATTATCGTCGCATTTTTGGAATGATAGTCAAATGATCATTAAATTAGAAGATCGATGCCAATTGGATTAATTCATGAGAAAAACGCAAATAAAGAATTTTTATGATTACTATCAGCCTGATCGTTGTGAACCGTTAATTCATGCTTCGGAGAACGGGGCTGTGCAGATGAAAGGTCTTAGTCGATTTGATTATCCAGGACAGGAATTACCGGATGCTATTTTGCCGGGAATTTATAGTATGGGTTATTGGGATGCTAAAACTGATCAGAACTGGGGGTTGGACTGGCACCGGAATGAAGGAATAGAATTTTCGTTTATGGAGTCTGGTAGTTTATATTTTTCTACTGAAAGTGAGACTGTTCATCTTCACCCCGGTAGCTTAACCATAACTAAACCGTGGCAATTACATAAGGTCGGTAATCCGATCGTAACGATAGGTAAGCAATACTGGATTATTATTGATGTTGGTGTGAGGCAACCTCATCAGGAATGGAAGTGGCCTGACTGGATCATTCTTTCAAAAGAAGATTTAGAATATCTGACAAAGATCTTACGTGAGAATGATGTTAGGGTTTGGCAATCGGATAAGAAAATACAAGAATGTTTTATCGAGATAGGGAAGTGTCTGGATCATGCGGAAATAGAAATTCCGCAATCTAGACTTAATATCTTAATCAACAGCTTATTGCTGGAGATCTTAAGTCTCTTTAAAAAGGGGGATATTGAGTTTGACCAATCGTTAACACACAATCTAAGAACTGTTGAAATCTTTTTAAACCATTTGCGTACTGACTTTGAAAAATCATGGACACTTGAAGATATGGCTGAACACTGTGGACTTGGAAAAACGAGTCTATCAAAATATTGTAAGCATTTAACAAATATGACTCCTGTCAATTATTTAATTAATATCAGATTGGAAGCTGCGGCAAAAATGCTGATTGATCAAGAGGAGGAGCACGTCACCAACCTTTGTTATTCTTGTGGTTTTACTAGTTCTCAATATTTTGCTACTGCCTTTAAAAAAAGATATAAATGCAGCCCGAGCGAATACCGCAGCAGATTTAGAAATGGATATGTGGGAAAGACTGCTTAAATTCTGATTTCTTTTTGTGAAAGCGAAATGGTGGTTTTGAAGAATGGAAATATGTTCATTATTTAACAACGGTATATATTAAACATATCGCAATTTTTTTAGTGGTATTTTTAGCATTGTCAATGCATTTTTTTTATTCTTTAGTTTAGTGACGTGATAAGTCGATAGAAATTATAAGGATGGAAAATGTGCAACATGTGATTGTAAATAGGGAATTTAATCACCAACTAAACCACCAATAAGATCAATTAATATGAAAGTACTTCCATTTACTTTGCTAATACCTGATGGTAAGAGTATGCTATCGGAAAGAGTTGAATTGCCGCATTTCTATCAGCATATGCATCATCATAATGAATATGAAATTATTTGGGTTGAACAAGGTGAAGGAACTTTGCTAGTTGGAAATAATATGCATAATTTTCGTTCAGGAGATATTTTTCTAATTGGAGCAAATGTCCCTCATGTATTTAAATCCAATCCGGAATATTTCACAATGAAAGATCGGTTAAAAGTGAAAGCATGTTCATTATATTTTAACCTTTCGGGTATATTATCGGGTTTATTCCAATTGCCAGAGATGCATGTGTTACGTTCTTTCTTAAATCAGAATAAACAAGGCTTTCAGATACCGGGCAGGTATACGGTCGAAATTGCAAATCTAATGCTCCGACTTCACAATGCTAGCGGTGTGGATGTGCTGTTACAGTTACTAAGCTTATTGAACCAATTGAAAGAAATGTCACCTCATTTGTTACCATTAAGTACCGATGTGTATTCGTCTGATCTTAATGCGAATGAAGGAGTTCGGTTTGATGCTATTATCAATTATATCATGCAAAATTTTAATAGTCAGATTACTTTAGAGGATGTTGCAAATGAGGCACATATGACACCTCAGGCTTTCTGCCGTTATTTTAAAAAACATACCGGAAATACTTTTGTTACCTTTCTTAATGAGATCAGAATTAATGATGCCTGCAAAAGCTTATTGACAGGAAAACATAAGGACCGTATATCTGGCGTTGCATATCAAGTGGGATTTAATAGCTTGACAAATTTTAACCGGGCTTTTAAAAGTGTGGTTGGGCAATCACCAAAAGCTTATATAAATGCCTATCATCATGTTAGCAAAGGAAGTTCTCTGGCAACTGTGTAATTTTTTCTTTAGATTTGGATGGCAGTGCAATGATCC
This region includes:
- a CDS encoding sugar phosphate isomerase/epimerase family protein, whose amino-acid sequence is MQTLKGPGIFLAQFLGENPPFDNLESICQWAQKIGFKGVQIPTWATSYFDLQLAAESKDYAQEIKGIVNSYGLEVTELSTHLQGQLVAVHPVYDDQFDGFAPEKYHKNPKARTEWAVEQVKYAAKASQHMGLDAVATFSGALLWHTVYPWPQRPNGLVETGFNELAKRWLPILNVYEDYGIDLCYEIHPGEDLHDGVSYERFLEKVNNHARACLLYDPSHFVLQAMDYLSYIDHYHERIKMFHVKDAEFNPTGKQGVYGGYSNWIDRAGRFRSLGDGQVDFKSIFSKLAAYDYKGWAVMEWECALKHPEDGAIEGAKFIADHIIHVTDKAFDDFASTGSDEAYNRKLIGLV
- a CDS encoding AraC family transcriptional regulator, which encodes MRKTQIKNFYDYYQPDRCEPLIHASENGAVQMKGLSRFDYPGQELPDAILPGIYSMGYWDAKTDQNWGLDWHRNEGIEFSFMESGSLYFSTESETVHLHPGSLTITKPWQLHKVGNPIVTIGKQYWIIIDVGVRQPHQEWKWPDWIILSKEDLEYLTKILRENDVRVWQSDKKIQECFIEIGKCLDHAEIEIPQSRLNILINSLLLEILSLFKKGDIEFDQSLTHNLRTVEIFLNHLRTDFEKSWTLEDMAEHCGLGKTSLSKYCKHLTNMTPVNYLINIRLEAAAKMLIDQEEEHVTNLCYSCGFTSSQYFATAFKKRYKCSPSEYRSRFRNGYVGKTA
- a CDS encoding AraC family transcriptional regulator: MKVLPFTLLIPDGKSMLSERVELPHFYQHMHHHNEYEIIWVEQGEGTLLVGNNMHNFRSGDIFLIGANVPHVFKSNPEYFTMKDRLKVKACSLYFNLSGILSGLFQLPEMHVLRSFLNQNKQGFQIPGRYTVEIANLMLRLHNASGVDVLLQLLSLLNQLKEMSPHLLPLSTDVYSSDLNANEGVRFDAIINYIMQNFNSQITLEDVANEAHMTPQAFCRYFKKHTGNTFVTFLNEIRINDACKSLLTGKHKDRISGVAYQVGFNSLTNFNRAFKSVVGQSPKAYINAYHHVSKGSSLATV